The Corallococcus caeni genome includes a region encoding these proteins:
- a CDS encoding DNA gyrase/topoisomerase IV subunit B yields the protein MATKKESYTGADIQVLEGLEPVRKRPAMYIGGTDTTGYHHLLWEIVDNSVDEVINGFASHIEVTLHKGGKSITVVDNGRGIPVDMMPKHKKPAVEVILTTLHAGGKFEQGNYIHSGGLHGVGSSVVNALTSKLLIEIKKDGKRHVQSYARGKATSALKVEGPARGTGTSITFEPDAEIFGEKQKFDAALVRERLEAKSYLHKGMTVVWKDETVTPAVSETFKHDGGIAEYLTKVVTERQKPIVPAGSTPFYFSRDNEVRLEVALAWTEATDEHIRSYVNGIPTNLGGTHEAGLRAAIVKAMRNYIETHGLTPKGVSLTAEDIREGITAILSVYVVEPQFQGQTKGRLNNPETTAQVDGAIRPVLEKWLNDNKSIAEALLARIILAARAREASRAASAAISRKSAVSHRLNLPGKLADCSSTDPQTSELFIVEGDSAGGSAKQGRDRRTQAILPLRGKVLNAEQASTDKVATNKELQDIVSALGCGIGSDFDITKLRYGRVFLLMDADSDGHHIATLLLTFFYRHLRPLIEAGAVHIAQPPLYRVDIGKETYWALDEPDRDRIIREKAKGNAKPNIMRFKGLGEMTADELKTTTLDAKNRISLRVTIDNALETDRIINDLMGKDVSARYKFITEMAGEVQELDV from the coding sequence ATGGCGACCAAGAAGGAAAGCTACACAGGCGCGGACATCCAGGTCCTGGAAGGCCTGGAGCCGGTGCGCAAGCGCCCGGCCATGTACATCGGTGGCACCGACACCACGGGCTACCACCACCTGCTCTGGGAGATCGTCGACAACTCGGTGGACGAGGTCATCAACGGCTTCGCGTCCCACATCGAGGTCACGCTGCACAAGGGCGGCAAGTCCATCACCGTCGTGGACAACGGGCGCGGCATCCCCGTGGACATGATGCCCAAGCACAAGAAGCCCGCCGTGGAGGTCATCCTCACGACGCTGCACGCGGGCGGCAAGTTCGAGCAGGGCAACTACATCCACTCGGGCGGTCTGCACGGCGTGGGCAGCTCCGTGGTGAACGCGCTCACCAGCAAGCTGCTCATCGAAATCAAGAAGGACGGCAAGCGCCACGTGCAGTCGTACGCGCGCGGCAAGGCGACGAGCGCCCTGAAGGTGGAGGGCCCCGCGCGCGGCACCGGCACGTCCATCACCTTCGAGCCGGACGCCGAGATCTTCGGCGAGAAGCAGAAGTTCGACGCGGCCCTGGTGCGCGAGCGCCTGGAGGCGAAGAGCTACCTGCACAAGGGCATGACGGTCGTCTGGAAGGACGAAACGGTCACGCCCGCCGTGTCGGAGACGTTCAAGCACGACGGCGGCATCGCCGAGTACCTCACCAAGGTCGTGACGGAGCGCCAGAAGCCCATCGTCCCCGCGGGCAGCACGCCGTTCTACTTCTCGCGCGACAACGAGGTCCGCCTGGAGGTGGCGCTGGCGTGGACGGAGGCCACGGACGAGCACATCCGCTCGTACGTCAACGGCATCCCCACGAACCTGGGCGGCACGCACGAGGCGGGCTTGAGGGCGGCCATCGTCAAGGCGATGCGCAACTACATCGAGACGCACGGCCTGACGCCCAAGGGCGTGTCGCTCACCGCGGAGGACATCCGCGAGGGCATCACCGCCATCCTCTCCGTGTACGTGGTGGAGCCCCAGTTCCAGGGGCAGACGAAGGGCCGCCTCAACAACCCGGAGACGACGGCGCAGGTGGACGGCGCCATCCGCCCGGTGCTGGAGAAGTGGCTCAACGACAACAAGTCCATCGCGGAAGCGCTGCTGGCGCGCATCATCCTGGCCGCCCGCGCGCGTGAGGCGTCCCGCGCGGCCTCCGCCGCCATCAGCCGCAAGTCCGCGGTGAGCCACCGGCTCAACCTCCCCGGGAAGCTGGCGGACTGCTCGTCCACGGACCCGCAGACGAGCGAGCTGTTCATCGTGGAAGGTGACTCCGCAGGCGGCTCCGCCAAGCAGGGCCGCGACCGGCGCACCCAGGCCATCCTCCCCCTGCGCGGCAAGGTGCTCAACGCGGAGCAGGCCTCCACCGACAAGGTGGCCACCAACAAGGAGCTCCAGGACATCGTCAGCGCGCTGGGCTGCGGCATCGGCTCCGACTTCGACATCACGAAGCTGCGGTACGGCCGCGTCTTCCTGCTGATGGACGCGGACAGCGACGGCCACCACATCGCCACGCTGCTGCTCACGTTCTTCTACCGGCACCTGCGGCCCCTGATTGAGGCGGGCGCGGTGCACATCGCCCAGCCGCCGCTGTACCGGGTGGACATCGGCAAGGAGACGTACTGGGCCCTGGACGAACCGGACCGCGACCGCATCATCCGCGAGAAGGCCAAGGGCAACGCCAAGCCCAACATCATGCGCTTCAAGGGTCTGGGCGAGATGACCGCCGATGAGCTGAAGACGACCACGCTCGATGCGAAGAACCGCATCAGCCTGCGCGTCACCATCGACAACGCGCTGGAGACCGACCGCATCATCAACGACCTGATGGGCAAGGATGTCTCGGCGCGTTACAAGTTCATCACCGAAATGGCGGGCGAGGTCCAGGAGCTGGACGTCTGA
- the sppA gene encoding signal peptide peptidase SppA, with the protein MRHLPLLALLPSLALAQTGAVDRAPAPPRGVTLPPTNAALIDEAPALSLNPAGLGFQDAGQLFYLHERNLESDSVADAVFLGTRLLGLGAGFSLEWIRGENAPDYRKTSFGLSLGPRTLQLGAALHDFSSDDRRIGGLTSWDVGLTARPFRFLSLAAVAKDVNAPEQDGLKLPRRYNFGLGLRPLGERYTLGVDWLFAEGGFREGLATYTLQAEVVRGLRLGGGLSHGFVSGIPLALQFAATVDLGHAGLTYAAGGAGNGLDHVLQLRLSSERYRSVHGGGGVVALVDLDDMLAGGVSPVLSLLGVSEVDPYLRLMKFLDLATRDERLKGVVLKMEGLPGVGWGTAEELRQSLLKLREAGKKVVVVMLSGDDRSYLVASAADSVYALTEASLPINGLAATVTSLGGTMEKLGVHWDVARVGEYKTAMEQFTRSDMSPAERETLDAYLDAQVTHYEKAVEAGRKLPPQKLRAAWAQGILSSKRAQAAGLLDGVVSATELEARVAEWFPGLRFHPSYSPRDEREDRWGLRRRIAVVPVLGDITGGRSREDPLGFAQLAGAETVVRALQEAQEDPSVVAIVLRVDSGGGDVLASDLMYRAVLEAKKHKPVVASMGDAAASGGYYAAVAADEVLAEPTTLTGSIGVFYPKPALEGLGMKLGVNQETLKRGELADLLEWWKPWTPEQQAAVQTWVDDSYDTFITEVARNRKMDKAKVDAVARGRVWSGTDALARGLVDGLGGLPEAIASARRRAKVPPAEDLDLDVMGDARGFFSGLGGEPGVHALAGLLLPALPERPPEALSVLAREVGLGSPELLRPGLKAMMPFRVRIR; encoded by the coding sequence ATGCGCCACCTGCCGCTGCTCGCCCTCCTCCCCAGCCTCGCGCTCGCCCAGACGGGCGCCGTCGACCGCGCCCCCGCCCCGCCCCGGGGCGTCACGCTGCCGCCCACCAACGCGGCGCTCATCGACGAGGCGCCCGCCCTGTCCCTCAACCCCGCCGGCCTGGGCTTCCAGGACGCGGGGCAGCTGTTCTACCTCCACGAGCGCAACCTCGAATCCGACTCCGTCGCGGACGCCGTGTTCCTGGGCACGCGCCTGCTGGGGCTGGGCGCGGGCTTCTCCCTGGAGTGGATCCGCGGGGAGAACGCGCCGGACTACCGCAAGACGTCCTTCGGCCTGTCGCTGGGGCCGCGCACGCTGCAGCTGGGCGCCGCCCTGCACGACTTCAGCTCGGATGACCGCCGCATCGGCGGGTTGACCAGCTGGGACGTGGGCCTCACCGCGCGCCCCTTCCGCTTCCTGTCGCTGGCCGCCGTGGCGAAGGACGTGAACGCGCCGGAGCAGGACGGCCTCAAGCTGCCGCGGCGCTACAACTTCGGCCTGGGCCTGCGCCCGCTGGGCGAGCGCTACACGCTGGGCGTGGACTGGCTCTTCGCGGAGGGCGGCTTCCGGGAGGGCCTGGCCACGTACACGCTCCAGGCAGAGGTGGTGCGCGGCCTGCGGCTGGGCGGCGGGCTGTCCCACGGCTTCGTGAGCGGCATCCCGCTGGCGCTCCAGTTCGCGGCCACGGTGGACCTGGGCCACGCGGGCCTGACGTACGCGGCGGGCGGCGCGGGGAACGGGCTGGACCACGTGCTGCAGCTTCGCCTGTCGTCGGAGCGCTACCGCTCCGTGCACGGCGGCGGCGGCGTGGTGGCGCTCGTGGACCTGGACGACATGCTCGCGGGCGGCGTGAGCCCCGTGCTCTCGCTGCTGGGCGTGAGCGAGGTGGACCCGTACCTGCGCCTGATGAAGTTCCTGGACCTGGCCACGCGCGACGAGCGGCTCAAGGGCGTGGTGCTGAAGATGGAGGGCCTGCCCGGCGTGGGCTGGGGCACGGCGGAGGAGCTGCGCCAGTCGCTGCTCAAGCTGCGCGAGGCGGGCAAGAAGGTCGTGGTGGTGATGCTGTCCGGGGATGACCGCAGCTACCTGGTGGCGTCCGCGGCGGACAGCGTCTACGCGCTGACGGAGGCGTCGCTGCCCATCAACGGCCTGGCCGCCACGGTGACGTCGCTGGGCGGCACCATGGAGAAGCTGGGCGTGCACTGGGACGTGGCGCGCGTGGGTGAGTACAAGACGGCGATGGAGCAGTTCACCCGCTCCGACATGAGCCCCGCGGAGCGCGAGACGCTGGACGCATACCTGGATGCGCAGGTGACGCACTACGAGAAGGCCGTGGAGGCGGGGCGCAAGCTGCCCCCGCAGAAGCTGCGCGCCGCGTGGGCCCAGGGCATCCTGTCCTCCAAGCGGGCGCAGGCGGCGGGGCTGCTGGACGGCGTGGTGTCCGCGACGGAGCTGGAGGCGCGCGTGGCGGAGTGGTTCCCCGGCCTGCGCTTCCACCCGTCGTATTCGCCGCGCGACGAGCGCGAGGACCGCTGGGGCCTGCGCCGCCGCATCGCGGTGGTGCCGGTGCTGGGCGACATCACCGGCGGCCGCAGCCGCGAGGATCCGTTGGGCTTCGCGCAGCTGGCGGGCGCGGAGACGGTGGTGCGCGCGCTGCAGGAGGCGCAGGAGGACCCGTCCGTGGTGGCCATCGTCCTGCGCGTGGACTCCGGCGGCGGCGACGTGCTGGCGTCGGACCTGATGTACCGCGCGGTGCTGGAGGCGAAGAAGCACAAGCCCGTCGTCGCCTCCATGGGCGACGCGGCGGCGTCCGGCGGCTACTACGCGGCGGTGGCCGCGGACGAGGTGCTGGCGGAGCCCACGACGCTCACGGGCAGCATCGGCGTCTTCTACCCGAAGCCCGCGCTGGAGGGCCTGGGCATGAAGCTGGGGGTGAACCAGGAGACGCTCAAGCGCGGCGAGCTGGCGGACCTCCTGGAGTGGTGGAAGCCGTGGACGCCCGAGCAGCAGGCCGCGGTGCAGACCTGGGTGGACGACTCCTACGACACGTTCATCACGGAGGTCGCCCGCAACCGGAAGATGGACAAGGCGAAGGTGGACGCCGTGGCCCGGGGCCGCGTGTGGAGCGGCACGGACGCGCTCGCCCGGGGGCTGGTGGACGGGCTGGGCGGCCTGCCGGAGGCCATCGCGTCGGCGCGCAGGCGCGCGAAGGTGCCCCCCGCGGAGGACCTGGACCTGGACGTCATGGGGGACGCGCGCGGCTTTTTCTCCGGCCTGGGCGGAGAGCCTGGCGTGCACGCGCTGGCGGGGCTGCTGCTGCCCGCGCTGCCGGAGCGCCCGCCGGAGGCCCTGTCCGTGCTCGCCCGGGAGGTGGGGCTGGGGTCGCCCGAGCTCCTGCGCCCCGGGCTGAAGGCCATGATGCCCTTCCGCGTGCGCATCCGCTGA
- a CDS encoding MBL fold metallo-hydrolase: MPTPYVRQLKLGPMDNFVYLVGPQDGPEVVVVDPAWDVPAIEAAVAKDGKRLVGAFVSHCHGDHINGLAELLSRHDVPVYAQAEEVAFSSELRAKGGDALRALKAGDPVPVGARTFQALHTPGHTPGSHCLLAEDALVSGDTVFINGCGRCDFPGGNPEDMYRSLSQVLAKVPDSARLFPGHDYADVPVAQMEAIRQKNPYFGFPDMASFVAFRMRPRK, encoded by the coding sequence ATGCCCACCCCGTACGTACGGCAGCTGAAGCTCGGACCGATGGACAACTTCGTCTACCTCGTGGGGCCCCAGGACGGCCCGGAGGTGGTGGTGGTGGATCCGGCGTGGGACGTGCCGGCCATCGAGGCGGCGGTGGCGAAGGACGGCAAGCGCCTGGTGGGCGCGTTCGTGTCGCACTGCCACGGCGACCACATCAACGGCCTGGCGGAGCTGCTGTCGCGCCACGACGTCCCGGTGTACGCGCAGGCGGAGGAGGTCGCCTTCTCCAGCGAGCTGCGCGCCAAGGGCGGTGACGCGCTGAGGGCGCTGAAGGCGGGGGACCCCGTGCCGGTGGGCGCGCGCACGTTCCAGGCCCTGCACACGCCCGGGCACACGCCGGGGTCGCACTGCCTGCTGGCGGAGGACGCGCTCGTGTCCGGGGACACGGTCTTCATCAACGGGTGCGGCCGGTGCGACTTCCCGGGCGGCAACCCGGAGGACATGTACCGCTCGCTGTCCCAGGTGCTGGCGAAGGTGCCGGACTCCGCGCGGCTGTTCCCCGGGCACGACTACGCGGACGTGCCGGTGGCCCAGATGGAGGCCATCCGGCAGAAGAACCCGTACTTCGGCTTCCCGGACATGGCGTCCTTCGTGGCCTTCCGGATGCGGCCGCGCAAGTAG
- a CDS encoding M50 family metallopeptidase, with protein sequence MRTASGATLDFGRLALLLLLMGASWYFWYSPVLWPVKVLVVMMHESGHAIASLLVGGSVDRVHLQVNEGGTCFSRLPPGVFNRVIVSSAGYLGSAVAGAALMLATFRFRLGRAVMGAASVWLAVMGFFYAGDLFTLAFCLGMAVAMGLGARFLPTGLVDALNLFLAAFTALYVIFDLRDDLWNSAVRAQSDAAILASETWVPSIVWAALWTLLSLALLGVSAYWAMHAKPGGGVKLPPVARARRV encoded by the coding sequence ATGCGGACCGCGAGCGGGGCGACACTGGATTTCGGAAGGCTGGCGCTGCTCCTGCTCCTGATGGGGGCGTCCTGGTACTTCTGGTACTCGCCGGTGCTGTGGCCGGTGAAGGTGCTGGTGGTGATGATGCATGAGAGCGGACACGCCATCGCCTCGCTGCTCGTGGGGGGCTCGGTGGACCGGGTCCACCTCCAGGTGAACGAAGGGGGGACCTGCTTCTCCCGCCTGCCGCCCGGCGTGTTCAACCGCGTCATCGTGTCGTCCGCGGGCTACCTGGGCAGCGCGGTGGCGGGGGCGGCGCTGATGCTGGCCACGTTCCGCTTCCGGCTGGGCCGCGCGGTGATGGGCGCGGCGTCCGTGTGGCTGGCGGTGATGGGCTTCTTCTACGCGGGGGACCTCTTCACCCTGGCCTTCTGCCTGGGCATGGCGGTGGCCATGGGGCTGGGCGCGCGCTTCCTGCCCACGGGGCTGGTGGACGCGCTCAACCTGTTCCTCGCGGCCTTCACGGCGCTCTACGTCATCTTCGACCTGCGGGACGACCTGTGGAACAGCGCGGTGCGCGCGCAGAGCGACGCGGCCATCCTCGCCAGCGAGACGTGGGTGCCCTCCATCGTCTGGGCGGCCCTGTGGACGCTGCTGTCGCTGGCCCTGCTGGGCGTGTCCGCGTACTGGGCCATGCACGCGAAGCCGGGCGGTGGCGTGAAGCTGCCGCCCGTGGCCCGCGCGCGGCGGGTGTGA
- a CDS encoding PEGA domain-containing protein, which yields MNTARLALTVALACVLSAPAADAATKRKPAAKKKRPAATKKVPAPVPEDTFTPPDEAAPASDAPVAPKAATQAPVAPARPTLPKMAEVPAAVVRAAPSNAVAIFGVARQSAAADSAAKLEDTLTRKLGSAGDIQFVDLATAFPPPEPQGNPKGDALFDEGRTAYDNLDPDTAAVKFKAAAEAYVQRPGDLRPEKLGETYLFQGASQLLNGDVAGAKAAFTNALLAEPSLRPDAGLFGQDVQRVFAEAQTELNAQPQGTLAVTSQPQGARVLVRGRDVGVTPLSGAKLAPGHYPVQVVLPGYAPFATYAEVKPSAPTEVKTKLASAPGLSALRDAAAKAGTEAAFDADGVPPEVGAIGERLNARYVVLAASFQDKKGRLHGEVQAWDLRTKNRLRDVEVDFTKRDGKGSADAAADQVHTFLAGAALPQSRKEEKDAVSSSDSVLRKPWFWAAAAGVAAVTAGVVYVATTDRGSGFNPVNGLPGGISF from the coding sequence GTGAACACTGCCCGTCTTGCCCTGACTGTCGCGCTCGCCTGTGTGCTGAGCGCTCCCGCCGCCGACGCCGCCACCAAGCGGAAGCCCGCCGCGAAGAAGAAGCGCCCCGCCGCCACCAAGAAGGTGCCCGCGCCCGTCCCCGAGGACACCTTCACCCCTCCGGATGAAGCGGCCCCCGCGTCGGACGCGCCCGTGGCGCCCAAGGCGGCCACCCAGGCCCCGGTCGCCCCGGCCAGGCCCACCCTCCCGAAGATGGCCGAGGTCCCGGCCGCGGTGGTGCGCGCGGCGCCGTCCAACGCGGTCGCCATCTTCGGCGTGGCGCGCCAGTCAGCCGCGGCGGACTCCGCGGCGAAGCTGGAGGACACGCTCACCCGGAAGCTGGGCAGCGCGGGCGACATCCAGTTCGTGGACCTGGCCACCGCCTTCCCGCCGCCGGAGCCGCAGGGCAACCCCAAGGGGGACGCCCTCTTCGACGAGGGCCGCACGGCGTACGACAACCTGGATCCGGACACCGCGGCGGTGAAGTTCAAGGCGGCCGCGGAGGCCTACGTGCAGCGCCCCGGCGACCTGCGCCCGGAGAAGCTGGGGGAGACGTACCTCTTCCAGGGCGCGTCGCAGCTGCTCAACGGCGACGTGGCGGGCGCGAAGGCGGCCTTCACGAACGCGCTGCTGGCGGAGCCGTCGCTGCGCCCGGACGCGGGCCTGTTCGGCCAGGACGTGCAGCGGGTGTTCGCGGAGGCCCAGACGGAGCTGAACGCGCAGCCGCAGGGCACGTTGGCGGTGACGTCCCAGCCGCAGGGCGCGCGCGTGCTGGTGCGCGGACGCGACGTGGGCGTGACGCCGCTGTCCGGCGCGAAGCTGGCCCCGGGCCACTACCCCGTGCAGGTGGTGCTGCCGGGCTACGCCCCGTTCGCGACGTACGCGGAGGTGAAGCCGTCCGCCCCCACGGAGGTGAAGACGAAGCTGGCCTCCGCGCCGGGCCTGTCCGCGCTGCGTGACGCGGCGGCGAAGGCGGGCACGGAAGCCGCCTTCGACGCGGACGGCGTGCCGCCGGAGGTGGGCGCCATCGGCGAGCGGCTCAACGCCCGCTACGTGGTGCTGGCGGCGTCGTTCCAGGACAAGAAGGGCCGGCTGCACGGCGAGGTGCAGGCGTGGGACCTGCGCACGAAGAACCGCCTGCGCGACGTGGAGGTGGACTTCACCAAGCGCGACGGCAAGGGCAGCGCGGACGCCGCCGCGGACCAGGTGCACACCTTCCTCGCGGGCGCCGCCCTGCCCCAGAGCCGCAAGGAGGAGAAGGACGCCGTGTCCTCCAGCGACTCCGTGCTGCGCAAGCCCTGGTTCTGGGCGGCGGCGGCGGGCGTGGCGGCCGTGACGGCGGGCGTGGTGTACGTGGCCACGACGGACCGCGGCTCCGGCTTCAACCCGGTGAATGGTCTGCCCGGTGGAATTTCCTTCTAG
- a CDS encoding PEGA domain-containing protein, with protein sequence MKALSLALVLLPALALSSSPPQGRVSALLIPMDPSSESSGVQMESYMNDALGNFAGYSVRKPRDLFGLPDDPAAQASFQRAKKGYEESLKAFEARDYEDAERKVRATLKEVEGSVAAMTSCFPLCDALALHGAILQLRGDVEEAKLLLIDLMALNPTFELNPKRFSREFMSLRVQVATSRTSQLRGSATFKSRPAGARVYVDGEPVGFTPVTLPTLPVGKHLVRMERPGFRQFGQIAEVTPDDVEVTTALSPTATYKAYDAQLDKVVPDVARGSDKPANAVMSLGKSLSLDRAMVGTVRVIPERGTELAVALFDVKSGKRLGSRKLVLQGDEYGQLKSEMERVVNQLINSEGEQVIKKRDPLDNRSGAEDWGSEDRGGNSRQSVKKHSGDDPLDNVSGTEDW encoded by the coding sequence ATGAAAGCCCTCTCGCTCGCGCTCGTGCTGCTGCCCGCCCTGGCGCTGTCGTCCTCGCCCCCGCAGGGCCGCGTCTCCGCGCTGCTCATCCCCATGGACCCGTCGTCCGAGTCCTCCGGGGTGCAGATGGAGAGCTACATGAACGACGCGCTCGGCAACTTCGCGGGCTACTCCGTGCGAAAGCCCCGCGACCTGTTCGGCCTGCCGGACGACCCGGCCGCCCAGGCGTCCTTCCAGCGCGCGAAGAAGGGCTACGAGGAGAGCCTCAAGGCCTTCGAGGCGCGCGACTACGAGGACGCGGAGCGCAAGGTGCGCGCCACCCTCAAGGAGGTGGAGGGCTCCGTCGCGGCGATGACCTCCTGCTTCCCGCTGTGCGACGCGCTGGCGCTGCACGGCGCCATCCTCCAGCTGCGGGGCGACGTGGAGGAGGCGAAGCTGCTGCTCATCGACCTGATGGCGCTCAACCCCACCTTCGAGCTGAACCCCAAGCGCTTCAGCCGGGAGTTCATGAGCCTGCGCGTGCAGGTGGCGACCAGCCGCACCTCGCAGCTGCGCGGCAGCGCCACCTTCAAGTCCCGGCCCGCGGGCGCCCGCGTCTACGTGGACGGCGAGCCGGTGGGCTTCACGCCGGTGACGCTGCCCACGCTGCCCGTGGGCAAGCACCTGGTGCGCATGGAGCGGCCGGGCTTCCGCCAGTTCGGGCAGATCGCGGAGGTCACGCCGGACGACGTGGAGGTCACCACCGCGCTGTCGCCGACGGCCACCTACAAGGCCTACGACGCGCAGCTGGACAAGGTGGTGCCGGACGTGGCGCGCGGCAGCGACAAGCCGGCCAACGCCGTCATGTCCCTGGGCAAGTCGCTGAGCCTGGACCGCGCCATGGTGGGCACCGTGCGCGTCATCCCGGAGCGGGGCACGGAGCTGGCGGTGGCCCTCTTCGACGTGAAGAGCGGCAAGCGCCTGGGCTCGCGCAAGCTGGTGCTCCAGGGCGACGAGTACGGCCAGCTCAAGTCGGAGATGGAGCGGGTGGTCAACCAGCTCATCAACAGCGAGGGCGAACAGGTCATCAAGAAGCGCGACCCGCTGGACAACCGCAGCGGCGCGGAGGACTGGGGTTCGGAGGACCGGGGCGGCAACTCCCGACAGTCCGTCAAGAAGCACTCCGGGGATGATCCGTTGGATAACGTGTCGGGTACCGAGGACTGGTAG
- a CDS encoding DNA gyrase/topoisomerase IV subunit A, translating into MLAEAETKSRKKQGGPAGGGGKGGGGASGAGGGDGLPAGLAEEARRRYLNYALSVITSRALPDVRDGLKPVQRRILYGMWNDLNLSFDTKYQKCAQVVGAIMGRYHPHGDTAIYDALVRMAQDFSLRYPLVDGHGNFGSLDGDSAAAYRYTECRLEKLATELLGELDSKTVRFRPNYDGTREEPVVIPARVPQLLMNGTTGIAVGMATNIPPHHLGELVDALLALINDPELQTKDLLKWIKGPDFPTGGQILNDKKELREIYETGQGSVRIRGEYKLEELKRGGQMIVVTSIPYTVNKSTLVAKIGELVRERKLPLITDVRDESTKDVRIVLELKKDANPELVMAYLYKHTPLQTNFGVNLTCLVPSDNPDVGTPKRLDLKSILRYFLDFRLEIVTKRFEHELAELKRRVHILEGFEKAYDALDEIIRIIRQSEGKQDAAQKLMARFKMDEVQVDAILEMRLYKLARLEILIVQKELKEKRAEIKRIEGILKDVKKRWGVIHDELSGLKAAYTDKRRTRIGGAGSEEMEFSAEAFIADEDAHVVITRDGWIKRVREVKDPSTTRLREGDAVMAVLAGSLKANLVLFSNFGTAYVTRFNDVPASTGYGDPVQKLFKFDDGERVVGALSQDARLPQPEKLVAVTRQGLGLRFLLAPHLEVSTRAGRRYAKTGEGDEIIGTQPVGDKDLLAVLTEKTNALVCKVAEVNELAGPGKGVQVIKVDAGDKVVDFLAAPASQKDATLEFETQKGRKLHLSPAKFTVTARGGKGHEMSKRDTVKEVARPVTFVPLPEKKE; encoded by the coding sequence ATGCTCGCAGAAGCCGAAACGAAGTCGCGCAAGAAGCAGGGAGGCCCGGCAGGGGGCGGAGGCAAGGGAGGCGGCGGCGCGTCCGGCGCCGGCGGCGGCGACGGTCTGCCCGCGGGCCTGGCCGAGGAAGCGCGCCGCCGGTACCTCAACTACGCCCTGTCGGTCATCACCTCGCGCGCCCTGCCCGACGTGCGCGACGGCCTCAAGCCCGTGCAGCGCCGCATCCTGTACGGCATGTGGAACGACCTGAACCTGTCGTTCGACACGAAGTACCAGAAGTGCGCCCAAGTCGTCGGCGCCATCATGGGCCGCTACCACCCGCACGGCGACACGGCCATCTACGACGCGCTCGTGCGCATGGCCCAGGACTTCTCCCTGCGCTACCCGCTGGTGGACGGCCACGGCAACTTCGGCTCGCTCGACGGCGACTCCGCCGCGGCCTACCGCTACACCGAGTGCCGCCTGGAGAAGCTGGCCACGGAGCTGCTGGGGGAACTGGACAGCAAGACGGTCCGCTTCCGCCCCAACTACGACGGCACCCGCGAGGAGCCGGTCGTCATCCCCGCGCGCGTCCCGCAGTTGTTGATGAACGGCACCACCGGCATCGCGGTGGGCATGGCCACCAACATCCCGCCCCACCACCTGGGCGAGCTGGTGGACGCGCTGCTGGCGCTCATCAACGACCCGGAGCTGCAGACCAAGGACCTGCTCAAGTGGATCAAGGGGCCGGACTTCCCCACCGGCGGGCAGATCCTCAACGACAAGAAGGAGCTGCGCGAAATCTACGAGACGGGCCAGGGCTCCGTCCGCATCCGCGGCGAGTACAAGCTGGAGGAGCTCAAGCGCGGCGGTCAGATGATCGTCGTCACCTCCATCCCGTACACGGTGAACAAGTCCACGCTCGTCGCGAAGATTGGCGAGCTGGTGCGCGAGCGCAAGCTGCCGCTCATCACCGACGTGCGCGACGAGTCCACCAAGGACGTCCGCATCGTGCTGGAGCTCAAGAAGGACGCCAACCCCGAGCTGGTGATGGCGTACCTCTACAAGCACACGCCCTTGCAGACGAACTTCGGCGTGAACCTCACGTGCCTCGTCCCTTCCGACAACCCGGACGTGGGCACGCCCAAGCGGTTGGACCTCAAGTCCATCCTCCGCTACTTCCTCGACTTCCGCCTGGAGATCGTCACCAAGCGGTTCGAGCACGAGTTGGCGGAGCTCAAGCGGCGCGTCCACATCCTCGAGGGCTTCGAGAAGGCCTACGACGCGCTGGATGAGATCATCCGGATCATCCGCCAGTCCGAGGGGAAGCAGGACGCGGCCCAGAAGCTGATGGCGCGCTTCAAGATGGACGAAGTGCAGGTGGACGCCATCCTGGAGATGCGCCTCTACAAGCTGGCCCGCCTGGAGATCCTCATCGTCCAGAAGGAGCTCAAGGAGAAGCGCGCGGAGATCAAGCGCATCGAGGGCATCCTCAAGGACGTGAAGAAGCGCTGGGGCGTCATCCACGACGAGCTGTCCGGCCTCAAGGCCGCGTACACCGACAAGCGCCGCACGCGCATCGGCGGCGCGGGCTCCGAGGAGATGGAGTTCTCCGCGGAGGCGTTCATCGCGGACGAGGACGCCCACGTCGTCATCACCCGTGACGGGTGGATCAAGCGCGTGCGCGAGGTGAAGGACCCGTCCACCACCCGCCTGCGCGAGGGCGACGCGGTGATGGCGGTGCTCGCCGGCAGCCTGAAGGCGAACCTGGTGCTGTTCAGCAACTTCGGCACCGCGTACGTCACCCGCTTCAACGACGTGCCGGCGTCCACCGGCTACGGCGACCCGGTGCAGAAGCTGTTCAAGTTCGACGACGGCGAGCGCGTGGTGGGCGCCCTGTCCCAGGACGCCCGCCTGCCCCAGCCGGAGAAGCTGGTCGCGGTGACGCGCCAGGGCCTGGGCCTGCGCTTCCTGCTGGCGCCGCACCTGGAAGTGTCCACCCGCGCCGGCCGCCGCTACGCGAAGACGGGCGAGGGCGATGAGATCATCGGCACCCAGCCGGTGGGCGACAAGGACCTGCTCGCCGTCCTCACGGAGAAGACCAACGCCCTCGTCTGCAAGGTGGCGGAGGTCAACGAGCTGGCGGGCCCGGGCAAGGGCGTCCAGGTCATCAAGGTGGACGCGGGCGACAAGGTGGTGGACTTCCTCGCGGCGCCGGCCAGTCAGAAGGACGCCACGCTGGAGTTCGAGACGCAGAAGGGCCGCAAGCTGCACCTGTCACCGGCGAAGTTCACGGTGACGGCGCGCGGCGGCAAGGGCCACGAGATGTCCAAGCGCGACACGGTGAAGGAGGTGGCGCGGCCCGTCACCTTCGTGCCGCTGCCGGAGAAGAAGGAGTAG